The genomic DNA AAGCAAAGGGCGCAGTGGGCTTGAGCTCGAACCGAGGAAACGGACGGGCAGCAGAGCATGCGAGACGGCAAGCGGGCGTCTCTTGGCGGTGGTCTATGTACAATATGTGACTATACTAGGGTAGTGGTGCCTCTGTGTTGcaggcatggatggatgggtctTTGCTAATGAAAGCGTCGTCATGTCGTTAATACGTCTTTTTACCCCTTGTCGACTCCCAAAACTCCATTCCTCTTGTGTGTGTTGCCcggaaaaaaaaacaacGGAAAGACAAAAAAAGACCGGCCTGGCTCTCCTCTCACATGATCAAACAAGAGCTCGCCGAGGGtatcgatgccgtcgccgcccccgcccccgccgcggaCAGCCCCCCCGGCACGGGGTGCTGCCACTCCAGATGCTCCTGCAGggccgccacgtcgtcgaaCTCGTAGTCGTCGGGCTTGAAGGCGtccccgtcatcgtcctcgtgctgcggccgccgcgcctcctcctcgcagTACGGGCACAGCACGCGGGCCAGCCAGTcgccgggcgtcgacggcggcgcgtggttcgccaccgccagcggcgggtAGACGACGGGCTTGACATGGCCCCCGGACATGGtcacgccggcggcctcccAGCTCTGGTTGTGAaggtggttgttgttgttattgttggTAGTGTTGCTCGTAtctatcgtcgtcgtcgtcgtcgaggaacgTGTCACGGGTGaagagcagccgccgctggcggcccgcgacgTGGGCACGCTCTCTAGATCCTCCCACACCAGGTGCCCGTCGCAAAAGTCGCATATGAAAgccacgtcgtcctcgccgaagcgctcgaagccgccgaccCGCGCGCACATGGCGAGTTCCTCCAGCTGTAACGTCTGCGAATCGGCCGAGtcccttgtcgtcggcgtcgctgttACCAACAAGGTGgtcgccttgccgccgccgctgctgctgctactgccgctgccgctcccacCTCTCCTTGGTCTATTGCTCCCTGCCGCCGGGTATGTCGTAGTGCGTCGCTGCACCCTGTGGACCAGAAAGGCGCCGAGGCAGCGTCTCGACGACTCCTGGTCCGATGTAAAGATGCgtctcgcggcgcggcgctgcgcgcgGTGCAGGTCCCTCTGCAGGGCGTGCGTGTCGCGCACCCACACGGGGTTGATGGGCCCGCCGGACCTGCCCCAGTCCTTGAGGTTGTAGACGTGCGCGTCGAAGCGGGAGCGCAGCGCCCTGAGCTCTTCGATCGATTCGTCTGTTTTCGTCCAATTGTCAGTAATTCGCAGCGTACCGGCAAAGATCTAGGTGAGGGACCGCCGTCCCCGTAAACTGGGACGAAaactcgcccgcccgcagcaaCACAAAACAGGTAGCTAGCTGCTGCACCAGTGGTACGGGACAAGAGatgaggatggggagggggggaatACGCACGCTTCCGGTCGCGCTCGTAGTTGAACTGTCCGTTGACGAGCGGCGCCAGCTCCTGAAagtccttcttggcctcgtcgagggcctgctccAGTGCGCGCAcctgctcgtgctcgtcgggTCCCCAGTGGCGCTTGTCGGCGAGGCTCAGGATGCGCAGCCCGTCGGAGAGGAGGTTTGCGATGTCGGCCAGCAGGGTCCCCACGGAGTCAAATCCGCCGCACATTGCTGGCTGGGACGAAGGGGAGACGCGCGCTTGGGGATCAGGTATCtgtatatgtgtgtgtgctgtgtgtgtgtaatgggggggcggggaggttTCGTGGAGATGACGGGATTGGAATCCGTAGAGCCTTCTGCAACGAGGACGGGTGGCGGGATTGAAACACGATTTCCCTTGTCCCGTTCGTCCAGTGCAAAGTCGGTTGCTCGCACCGACAATTGCACGCGCGCCCGAGGGAGATGGAAAGGGAAAAGGAAACAGGGAAGCCTTCGGAGACAAGGGCGAAGGCTCACCACcggggacggcgcgcagggagCCACCCTGGGGCGCGCATGAGGAACAACGCGAACGAGGCGCAGGTCGCAGGCCCGGCGAGAGGGCAGGATTTTTATCTGACTTTTGCTGACGATAAGGGCaagaaggtggtggtggtggttatTTTACATAGATGAGTTGGTTACGCAGCGCGCCTTGGTCGTTGTTATGCCTGGGGTAGTCAGTCCAGCacgagcaggcgggcgccaAGGCGGACTGGATggagtggatggatggagctcTCGGTGTGAGGCTGtgaggagctggaggagctgtgTTGGCGGCCGTCCGGATCGTGCCGCGGGGGAATGGGTGggtgccgccaccaccagccagcgCTTGCGCGCGTGCAAGAAATGGGGCCGTTGAAAGGCGGGGGGgacgtgatgatgatgatgggtgGGCGTGTGGGCATGTGAGAACGCAACGACCAACACCGCAGTCTTTTTTCCCCGTCCGTACGGAACTACAGGGTCGTACTGAAggtggtgttggtgacgGTGATTGaagtgagtgagcgagtCGGATTGGAGGCAGAGTCAAAGGTCGTTTTCCCTGTGCTCACGCCCGTTGCGTCCCACTGCAACCAAGGTGGGGGAAACCGCGGAGGAGAAGCATGAGGAGATATAAACTGCTGCCAGGGTGTAGGTACGTACGCAGGCGCAAGGCGCAGCTCATCAATTGACAAACGGGTTGATTATGCGAACAATACTACTATGGATGGAGCtcccccagcccagccgtGGAGCAGAagcacgcgcacgcacgcacgcgcctCACGTGGTCAAAGGAAAGAGCCGGCAAGGGGTCTCAATCCAGACGCAAGACGTCACTGCATGGCCCGCGGACGCCATTAATGCAAACTGGCACACGCATAACTAAATCCACCCAACGATTTGATGCTGCGGCCAGCCCAGCcggtgactgactgacctcCATCGATCCCGTCAAACCCGCTAGTAGGTACTGGGGACCCCCCGGtagggctgggctgggcggcctcgcAGACGTCAGCCACCCCCACTGCTACCGctaccgctgctgctgccgctgttgctgctgctgtttccCTCCACTCTCATCCATCCTCCCGTCTGTCCCGTCCCACGCTACGTACCTACAGGCGCTAGACACACCATCAATGCAGATCCCGGCATGTTTCAAACCATCTCGGCACTGTCTAGCCTCGCCGTCAGGACCGGCACGGCAAGGCCGGGTCTCCCAAGTCTGAACCAAGTCGAAACGGCACGGCACAAATCCGTTACAGCATCTGGGACGACTGTTTGACGCCACGGAAAGCTTCGACTTTGACTCTCCACTGTCATTCATCCTTGGCTCAAGCAGGGACGGGACGGTCGAGTTGCCTATCTATACTGTAAGTTTCTGCTTTGCACTCCCTACACAGAAGTCACACCGTCTATATCGCCCGTTTTGCCTTCGTCATCTCCGTTTGCCCAATGGCGCCGACTCCCGGCATCACCTCCGCTTAGTCGCCTTCTGGGCAGCCTCGCTGCCGgtcgccttggccttggcctccgtctccttgacCGCCTCGGCTGCaagcttcttggcctcgccctcctccttgtccttcttgacCACGGCCgtgggctcgtcgtcgtcgccgccctgacCAAATTCGTTGACGCGCGTGTAGTCGACCTTGTACGCCCACTTCTGGTACAGGtagatgaagaagatgatgtcgtcgcggaACGTGGCCAGCCGGTGCAGGATCGGCATCTTGATGGTAAAGGCAAAcaggtcgtcgatgaaggTGTTGAAGAACTTGTACATCATGGCCCGCGCAGGCATGTGCGCGACGCTCTTGAGGCGGTAGTTGATGTAcagcgacggcaccatcaTGAGGAACCCGTACGTGTACACGGAGCCCACGAGCGTGGTGATGACAAACGAGTACCACGACTTGTGCGACTCGTACACGAGCGAGTAGATGCCGTAGGCGATCAGgagcggcaccgccgccatgtaCATGTAGCGGAAGGCAATCTCGTCGTACTCCTTGGTCTTCTCCTCCGTCTCGGTGAGCTTGTGCTTATCCTCAAACACCACGCGGTACGGCAGCAAGGAcccaggcggcgacggccgaaCGCGGACGTCGACCACGGTCGTAATTTTCCAGAactcgatgacgatgcccaCTACCTGCGAGCCGAGAATCATCCAGCTCGTGTTCTGCGAGTTGTCGAGCAGGTACAGGAAGATGACGGTCTGCATGAAGACGTTGGCCAGGATCGAGCGGACCGAGATGCCCACgttgtccttcttcttgcggtAGTGCGCGATGTCGGAGCCAAAGGCCAGCGTCTCCAAGATGAGGTGCGCGACGGTGACGAAAGCCGTGATGCCGAGCAGGATGGGGTTGGTGTCGATGAAAATCTCCTTGACCATTTCAATCTCGgtgccgtctccgccgccgggaaGCGAGGCGCCAAAGGCAGCCTGGCGGGCAGACTCCTTGGCATTCATCTCGATCGACGCCATGATCTGGAACTGCCAGAAGGCCATGTTCTTGAGGTCGAtgtgcagcggcagctccttGACTGTTTCGTTGAGGGGC from Purpureocillium takamizusanense chromosome 4, complete sequence includes the following:
- a CDS encoding uncharacterized protein (COG:S~TransMembrane:5 (o70-92i104-126o132-151i197-216o222-248i)~EggNog:ENOG503NVEB); amino-acid sequence: MTPLNETVKELPLHIDLKNMAFWQFQIMASIEMNAKESARQAAFGASLPGGGDGTEIEMVKEIFIDTNPILLGITAFVTVAHLILETLAFGSDIAHYRKKKDNVGISVRSILANVFMQTVIFLYLLDNSQNTSWMILGSQVVGIVIEFWKITTVVDVRVRPSPPGSLLPYRVVFEDKHKLTETEEKTKEYDEIAFRYMYMAAVPLLIAYGIYSLVYESHKSWYSFVITTLVGSVYTYGFLMMVPSLYINYRLKSVAHMPARAMMYKFFNTFIDDLFAFTIKMPILHRLATFRDDIIFFIYLYQKWAYKVDYTRVNEFGQGGDDDEPTAVVKKDKEEGEAKKLAAEAVKETEAKAKATGSEAAQKATKRR
- a CDS encoding uncharacterized protein (EggNog:ENOG503PBPW), coding for MCGGFDSVGTLLADIANLLSDGLRILSLADKRHWGPDEHEQVRALEQALDEAKKDFQELAPLVNGQFNYERDRKHESIEELRALRSRFDAHVYNLKDWGRSGGPINPVWVRDTHALQRDLHRAQRRAARRIFTSDQESSRRCLGAFLVHRVQRRTTTYPAAGSNRPRRGGSGSGSSSSSGGGKATTLLVTATPTTRDSADSQTLQLEELAMCARVGGFERFGEDDVAFICDFCDGHLVWEDLESVPTSRAASGGCSSPVTRSSTTTTTIDTSNTTNNNNNNHLHNQSWEAAGVTMSGGHVKPVVYPPLAVANHAPPSTPGDWLARVLCPYCEEEARRPQHEDDDGDAFKPDDYEFDDVAALQEHLEWQHPVPGGLSAAGAGAATASIPSASSCLIM